TCTTGAAACTGCGCAGCCGCCTCACGGAAGCGCCCGAGGCTGGCCAGGGCGAGGCCCAGATTGTGATGCGCTTCCACGAAGTCCGGTTCGAGACGTAACGCCTCGGTGAAGCGTGCGATGGCCTCGTCGAATCGCCCCTGGCCCGCACACAGGCCGCCGAGGCTGCTCTGCGCGGCGGCATCCTCAGGGTTCAAGCGCAGCGCTTCTTCGTAATGCGGAATAGCCTCCGCCGGCCGGCCAACCTGGACCAGGGCGAACGCCAGGGCGGCGCGGGGGTTGGCATCGCGAGGGTTGATCCGGATGGCTGCTTCATAGTGCGGGATGGCCTCGTCGAATCGTTTCTGCACGGCCAGGTAGAACGCCAGGTTGCCGTGGGCGAAGTCGTTGTTCCTTGTCACGGTCAGGGCGTAGCGCCACAGAGTCTCGTCGTCCTTCCAGTAGGCAATCTGGCGGCGCGTGAGACCGACGCAGGCCAGCGCGACCGCCAGGGCCAGACCCGACAGCACGACTCTCCGGCCAGGCCAACGCGCGGCCAACTCGTGCGCGCCCCAGACCAGCATCAGCAGCACGCCGATGCCGGGAATATAGGTGTAGTGGTCGGCCATGGATTGTCTGCCGATTTGCACCAGGCCAATCACCGGAACCAGGGTGCCCAGGAACCAACACCAACCAGCGGCCAGGTACCGCCGCTCCCGGCCAAAGAAGAACACCAGCACCGAGATGACCAGCAACCCCAGGCCCGACCCCAGAATGGCCGCCACACCCCAGCTGGCCGGATACGGATAGAACGGGCTCAAGTCCACCGGCCAGAAGATAGTGCCCAGGTAACGGCAATAGGAGACCACGGCATTTGCGAGCCTTGTTGCCAGCGGGAGCACGTTGCACTTGGGTATGTTCAATGCTCCTGCTTGGACCGCGTAGGCGAGCGCGCTGCCCGCGGCCGCCAAGGCGAAGAAAGGCAGCTTCTCCCTGACGAAGGGAAGAAGAGTCTTGAGTTTGGAGTCTTGGGTCTGAAAACCAAAACGGTTGAGCGGCCAGTAGTCCAGCAGCAGGAGCACGAAGGGCAGTGTGACGAGCATTGGTTTGGACATCAGGCCCAAGGCGAAGAAGGCCAGTGCCAAGCCGTAGGAAACTCCCGACTTTGCACTCGGGACTTCGGACTCTCGCGCATAGCGCGCATAGGCCAGCAGGGTCAGCAGCAGGAAGAAGGTGCTCAGGACGTCTTTACGCTCCGAAATCCACGTGACCGATTCCACCCGGAGGGGATGTACAGCGAAGAGCAAGGCCAGAGCCGCGCAACGCCAAGTCGCGCCCGTCATCCCTCTGAACAGCAGGAACAGCAGGACGGCATTGGAGGCGTGTAGCAGGACGTTGGTCAGGTGATGGCCCCAGGGCTTCAGGCCGAAAAGCGTGCAATCCAGCATGTGGGAGAGAATCGTGAGCGGATGCCAGTTGGCGCCCACCTCGTGGGAGAACGCCCAGATGAGGTTTGACCAGCTTATCCCGGCCTGTACTCGCAGGTTGCCGGTCACAAACAGCATGTCGTCGTAGTCCACGAAGCCGTTGCGGAGCGAGGGCAGGAAGGTCCACACCACGGCTGCCAACAGACCAAGCGAGATGGCAATGCAAGGGCCGCCGCGTCCGGACGAGGTTGGTGGCTCGCCCGGGTTTGCGGGGCTAGGTCGCAGATTTGGGTTCGCGGTGCGTTGTGCCATGCTTGGCGCGCGACGAGCCACCCGCTTGCGAGCGTTCGCGCGGTGCCATTCAACTAGAGTAACGTCAGGGTGGAAGCGAGCAAAAAGTGGGGGGAGGGCTTGTTACGAAAGCGACGTGACCCCTGCTGTGATGGGGCTCCCTCCATAGTCCACAAGCTCCGGGCATGGAAACGACAGAGCGCGGACGAGGCCGTCCGCGCTCCAGCGAGACTCAAAACGACAGGACTGACTTACTTCCTGCGGCGCAGGGCGAGGAGGCCTAACAGGCCCAAGCCAAGCAGAGCGCCGGTAGCCGGCTCAGGGATCGCCACTGTCATAGCGAAGGCACGCGTCGTGTAAGGTGTCACCCCACCGTCGGGTGACCAGGAGCCGATGCCCGTGATGACCGCGTAGACCTGCATGTCCTCTTCGTCCCAATAGCTGGCCACACTGTACGCGCGACTCAAGCGGGAGAAGCCATCAAGAATCCCTTGGCCGGCGGCCAGGTCGGTCAGGTCAATCGCATGCCAGTTGCCAACGCTATCGCTCGTATCCCAGATCACGGCCTTCTCCATGCCACGGTAGGCCATGCCTACAGCGTACTTCCCATCCGCAGAAGCGCCGTATGGGATCTGCAGGGAAATCGAACCCGCTTCGTTCCCGAACAACGGCAGGGGGTTGATCGTCTGGCTCGCACCCGGGTTCTCAACTTTGTAGCCGTAATAGTTGCTGGGATCAGCCAACGTACGGGAACGCCCAAAGACGACGAGCCCATTGGCAGAAACCGAGAAAGCTTCGCCGGAGTCGGTGCCATCCAAGCCATTGAAGAAAAAGGCTGTACTAGCTACAGCATCGAGGACGTAGTTACGCTTGTTCGCCTGGGAATTGTTGACACCCCGCCAGCCAACCGACCGACCGCTGGCGCTCGTTCCCAGCATCTCACCCTGGTCACCAGATATTCCTTTAGTGTAATAGACATTCGCGGGAACAACCATGGGAGTTGTCGGGGGAACCGTCCACAGTCCGGCGCCTTTCATGACAACCAGCTGGCTTGTCCGCGCGTTGCTCCGGGTGCTGACGTAGTAGGCATCGGACCCGGCGGAGGATCCGAGCTGGTTGGCGAAGCCCATCGCCTGACCATAGGTCCAATTGGCGTTGCGGCGCTTGTTGCCCCACGTTGTGCCGCCATTTATCGTCATCCATTCGGCTGCGCCGCTGGAGGTCATGCCCGAGATGACGATCTGCTGCTGGCCGCCATAGGTGCGGTAGCCCACGCCATTGGCGTATTGGGATTGGGCGTTGTCAGCGCTGATCACGTTGATGGCGCTGGCGGAACCGACCTCCCACATGTAACCACGCGTGCCGGATTGGCCAACGATCCATTTGCCGTCCGAGGTAATGGCGCGGGCGTCGTTGGCAGTGTCGCCAGTCAGGGTTGGAATGACGGCAAGGGTGTCAGCCAGGGCGGCGGCGGCACTTAACGTCAAAACGGCGATAGCGGTGAGGAACTTCATGTTTTTGCCTTTCAGGTTGGTTGATTTTGGTGCTTTTTAGATCGCGATAATCAGGAGTGGCAGCGGGCTGCTGCGGAACCCAATTTGCTATAGATCCAGTACAACATGTCTACAGTTTTTACTGCTGAGTGTCATTTTGCGCAGAAACGACGCCCTTTGTCAAGCCCGGAAGGTTGTCTATTCCATGGACAAGACCCCCCGGCCCAAATTCCCGCAGAAGAGGCACAAATGGCCCAAAATGGCCTGTTTTGACAATCAAGCAGTCATTCAACACGGGCGGCGTCCCAGTCTTTTCGGTGATTCACGGAAGTTATTACATGCCGCGGCACAGTGTGCAGTCATGGGATGGGGATGGCGGGTTCCTGCCGATTTTCCTTCAAATGGACCCCCGGCAACGGGCACCATGGAGCGAGCTTACATGAGCATGATGCAAGAATTCACGGCGCTCGATGGCGCCATCTTGATTGACAAGCCCGCCGGGCCAACCTCGCACGACGTCGTGGATGCCATTCGCCGGCGCTTCGGCATCAAGAAGGTCGGCCATTGCGGCACACTTGACCCGAATGCCACCGGGCTGCTGATCATTGTGCTTGGACGCGGCACAAAGCTCTCCGAGAAGCTGATGTCCGACGACAAGGTTTATGAGGGCGCGATCAAGCTCGGCGAGACGACCAACAGCTACGATGCAGACGGCGAGTTGGTGGGGTCACTGCCAGTACCTCCGCTGACGCTGGACCAGCTCAACCAGGCGGCAGGAGAGTTCGTGGGCGATCACATGCAGACGCCCCCGATGGTGTCCGCAGTGAAGAAGGACGGCGTGCCGCTCTACAAACTGGCCCGAAAAGGCATCGAAGTGCCGCGGGAGCCGCGCCTGGTGCACATTTACAACTTCCGTTTCAGCGCCTACCAGGAGCCGCTGGCGCAGTTCCGACTGGCCTGCACCAAAGGCACCTACGTCCGCAGCATTGCGCACGACCTGGGACAGAAGCTCGGCTGCGGCGGGCACCTGGCAACGCTGCGGCGCGTAACCTCCGGCAAGTTTGAGGTAGCGCAGGCCATCCCACTGGCGGAGGTGCTGAAACTGGCGCCGCGCGAACTGGAGAAGCGGGTGCTGCCGTTCTTGAAATTGGCGGCGGCGGGGGGCAGCTAAAGGGCCATCTGGTGTGACGACGTTAAATGAGTGAATCAGGATGGCTGGTTACCCGCCACCTTCGCCGCCTGAGAACCCGCGCCACTAATTTAACGATTCAACCTGTTCAACTCATTTAGCGCGCATGAGAATTATCCGCACGGCCAAAGAGCTGAACCCGGCGCGCCGCAAAGTCTGCCTGGCCATCGGGTTCTTCGACGGCGTCCATCTCGGGCACCAGCAGGTCATCCGCCAGACGCTCACCGACGCCAGAAAACACGACGCCATTGCGCTGGTCATCACCTTCGACCAGCACCCGAACACAGTGGTCGCCCCCAGCCGGGTGCCGCCGCTGATCTACTCACTCCCGCAGAAGCTGCGCGCGATCGAGTCTTTGGGAGCCGACACGTTGCTGCTCATTCGTTTCGACAAGGCATTCAGCGAGCAGAGCGGCGAGGCATTCGTTCGCGGACTGGCGCGCGACCTGGGTAACATTCAAAGCCTTTGTGTCGGGGCGAACTTTGTCTTCGGCCATAAACGCGGTGGGAATGTGGACTTGTTGAGGAAGCTTGGGGTGGAGCTGAGATTCGCGGTGCACGGCATGGCGGCGGTGTCGCTGGACGGCCAAGCCGTCAGCAGCACTCGGATCCGGCAAGTCATTCGGGCGGGAGACTTGGACCGGGTAAGCCAGATGCTCGGCCGCGCCTATTCCCTGGCGGGTACGGTCATTCGGGGGGACGGGCTGGGCCACCGACTCGGCTTCCCGACTGCCAACCTCGATGCCGCCACCCTGGCCTTGCCGCCAAATGGGGTTTACGCCGTCCTCGCGGAGACGGGCGGCAAAACCTGCCGCGCGGTCCTGAATATTGGCCACCGGCCCACCCTGCGGGATCCGAACCCGCAGTTAAGGGTGGAGGCGCACCTGATTGACTTCACCGGCGACCTCTACGGCCAGGAATTGGAAGTAGCCTTCGTGGAGAATCTGCGCACAGAGAAGGAATTTGCCTCGCTCACCGAACTACGCCAGCAAATCGCCCGGGACATCCTCGACGCCCAAATGCGGTTCTAGCAAAGGACTCGATTTCGCAAATCCACTAACGTATTGCCTGCACACAGTCCGGAACCCAGCCTGGCCAGTATCGGTCAACATCGTCTCACCGCGCAGGTGGGCTCAACACCGGCACTATGAGCCGGTTGCATCCAGTCACGCCCGCCCACTGCCACCCCAACTACCGGTTCCGCCCATCCCCTGACCTTAAGGCACCCTGCGCCCAATCCAGCTACGGCGACGGGACGGCGGCAATCCAGCGGGACCCCGGTGTGTATCCCATGGGGATCGCTCCCCATGGGATACACACTGGGGCATCACGGGTATCACAGCGTTGTCGCACGGGCATTTCAGACCGTCAGGCCGCGTTCGGAAACCACCACTGTCCTAAAAATGGACACTGCGGTAATCTCCACGAGGGTGGCTGTTCGGTCCAGGAATACGGAACAGCACTACTGGACTGCCGTGTTAAGGCAATTGGTGGGCACGGTAGAATCGCCGGGGAATCCCCGTGGCGGAGTCCGTGAACTGGAGGGTGCCAGTGGTATTGGTGAAGCTGGCCACGGTGACCCAGCTCAGCGGGTTGGACAAGTTGGTCGAGCCCAGGACTTCAATCTTCTGGCCCGGCGGGCCGGAAATGGTGCATCGGAATTGCCCCCCGGCCAGGCGTTGGGGCGAGAGCAGCCGCAGGGCAGTGATCACGTTGAAGGGGCTGCTTAGGGCTGTGTGCCCGGCACCGTCATTTGCTTTGAGCACCACATTGGTGGCGTTTTGCCCCACAGTAATCGTTCCGTTCCAGACGCCGTTTACGAAGGCGCCGGAGGTCGCTGGGCTCACGGGAATGGAGTTGGAGAAGACAACCCGGTAGCGCAAATCAACCATCGGCCCCTGTGCGGTGCCGCGGACCGAAGTCGGGAACACATCGCCGTAAGACCAGTAGAAGTTCTGGCCCACAGTACCTTGAGCAAAGGTAGTAGGCCACGAGGTCGTGCGGAAGTAACCGTTGGTCCCTTGAGGGATGCGTGCACCGACGCGGTAGGTCGTGCCCGCAGCAAGCGTTATCGGCGTCGCCAGCGCTGCCTCGGTCCAACTGCCGAATGCCGACACGTCCTGGCTCGCCAGCAGGGTGCCGCTATCAGTCCAGATCGAAACCTTGTCTGTGCTGTAACCGCGGACGGCGGTGATCTGAACATTAGTGTTTGGCGTAAAGGCGTAGCCGTGCGTCATTTCGGAGCCGAACAGGTAGCTATTCGGTGACAAGTTCCCAACAATCGTGGCGGGAGATCCGGCCCCGGAAGCATAAGCGCTCAAGGTCACGGGGCCCGCGAAACCAGAGGCCACGCCGTTGGTGAGGTTCCGGGCCGTGATGGTCGTCGGGAATGGCGCATTCAGGTACTGCGTGGGACCTACCGGGCCCCATACCAGATGGTCCAGCACTGTCGTCAGCATGTTGTTGGTGAAGTCCACCCCCCACCGATTGCCGCTGGCAGCAGTGTAGTCCCACGATGTTCCAGTCGTGACCGTACGGCTGGTGGTAGTGAAATTGGTCTTGGTGACAGTGATGGAGTAGGTGGAATTGGCGGGGATTCTGGCAAGGGCGTAAATTCCCTGGCTGCCGGTGGTGGTCGTATAGGTGCCGCCACCAGTTTTTACGGCTGTAACGGTGGCAGCAACGACCGGCCGGCCAATCTGGTCCACTACCCGGCCGCTAATGATCTCGCCAGCGCCATTGGTGTAGAGGTTGTACAGGCAAGTGTGCACCACGTTGAAGTCATAGTTGCTGGTTTCCACGATCGGCAGCGCATACCACGCCGAGGCTGCCCCCGACCACCCCAAATTCAAATGGTGGAAGAGGGTGGAATCACTGTAGCCGTAGCCATCCGCCAGGACGGCATGTCCCCCGCTCGGGCCTTTGATCCCCAGGACCACCGGGTATCGAGCATCCAGATTCGGGTTGACCATGTTGATCAAATTGGCGCCTATATCGGACCCGTTGTTGTACCTCGCAACGGCACTGGAGTAGAGGAACGTGGTGGTCAGCGCGATTTTGGCATCCGTCAGGGATGCGGAAGAACCCGTTGCCCTGTAGCTCATGCCGACCGTGGCGCCCGCATCTGCGACTAATGCGCCAATGGCCTGGCATTGCGTCGTGGTGGGACTGGAGGGCGGCATCAACGGCATGTCGCTCCACACATAGGCGCCGCCGGGACCAGTGCCCCCATGCAAGTAATACATTAGGGGAGAGCCATCTGAATAAATCTCAAATCCTGCCGACCCGACGCTGGCGACAGGAAACTCGTAGTAGCGCATCAGTTGGGCCATTGCCGTTGCGACGCAGCCCGCCCAGTAGTTGTTCTTGTTTCCGTCTCCATAGGGCGGAGTATAGTAATTATAACATGCGGTCGTGCCGCCAGCGGCCGCGGTTCCCTGGTCCCAGGTGCTCAGGGTCAGGGGGGCTACTCGGACATCCGACACGCTCGCAAGAGCCTGATCCGTGGCCCCTTCGGATGCCGGTTTGGCTTCCTGAGTGGCAAGCCGCCGCCACTTCGCCTGGGCTTTGAGCGCGTTGGTGTCCGGGTTGGCTGCGTTCTTCGCCAATCGGGCGTAAGAAACTCTGGCCGACAGATCGCCGCTCGCCAGGGCGCCCAGAGGATTACCAGTCGAAGGGTCAAATTTGCCGGCGCGAGCGAAGCCGACAATCGGCTGAACCTGATCGTCAGCGGCCGCAATGACGAAGCCGGAGGGGGCCAAATACACCACATAATACAGGGCGCTGCCAGCGTTGTCGCTGAAAGTGTCCACCCGCTGTACGGTTGTGCCCAACTCCTCCCCCAACGGCGCCCGGTCCAGGTTGAGCCAGGCAGCAACGGCCGCGGCCGCCTGCTTTGAAGTCACAGGCGCCGCCTCGGCGGCCTGCCAAGGATGGCTCAGCAGAGTTCCAAACACCAGTACCGCAAGGGCCGTGTCGAGCCGGTTCAAGAAAAAATGGATGTGCTTCACTGGGTCTTGGCAGATGGGGCTGTTGGTTTGATCGGTGATCATTATCTAAACGGGCGTGCGCCGCTTTGTCGGTTCCGGAATCGCGGCGTGCCCTCAAACCAAAGCGCCGTCGCCTTCCACAAAAGAATCGCCAACAAAGCTCGTGGCTGGGCGACATAACGTCAGCCCTCGCCGCGACAAGGCCTGTTCTACCAGACCCACGGCAGCAATTCAAGTACCATCCCTGCGTTGAACGCATTTTCTGGTTTTCCTGTCCATCGGTGAGTAATATTTCAGAACACATGAATACCGGAATCAATGCCATCAACGCGGCAGTGCAAGAGGCTGGGGCGTTTGTGCGCCCCCTGTTTAACGAGTTAGGAAAGGTGATCGTGGGGCAGACTTACCTGGTCGAGCGGCTGTTCATCGGCCTGCTGGCTAATGGGCATGTGCTCTTGGAAGGCGTGCCGGGGTTGGCCAAGACGCTGTCGGTGAAGTCCCTGGCCAATTGTCTAAACGTCAGATTCTCGCGGCTGCAATTCACGCCCGACATGCTGCCGGCAGACGTCATCGGAACGCAAATCTACAACCCCCAGTCCGGGGCATTCACCACACGCAAGGGACCGATCTTTGCGAACCTGGTGCTGGCCGACGAGATTAACCGCGCGCCGGCCAAGGTGCAGAGCGCGTTGCTCGAAGCGATGCAGGAAAAGCAGGTCACCATCGGCGACCAAACTTTCAAGCTGGAGGAGCCGTTCCTGGTGCTCGCCACGCAGAACCCGATCGAGCAGGAAGGCACCTACCCGCTGCCCGAGGCGCAGGTTGACCGCTTCATGCTCAAGCTCAAGATCGGCTATCCGTCGCGGGGCGAAGAGCGACAAATCCTCGACCTGATGGCCCGCACCTCCGGCACGCCCACCACCACCCCGGTCGTCGAGCCGAAACAAATCCTCCAGGCCCGCCAGGTCATCAACGACATATACATGGACGACAAGGTCAAGGACTACATCGTGGACCTGGTCTGCGCCACGCGGGATCCGGAGGAGCACAAGATTCAGGTCAAGGAATTCATCCAGCTTGGCGCCTCCCCGCGCGCAACTATTTACCTCACGCTGGCCGCCAAGGCCTACGCGTTCCTCAAAGGGCGCGGCTACGTGACCCCGCAGGACGTCAAAAGCATCGGCATGGACGTGCTGCGGCACCGCGTGGCCATCACTTACGAGGCGGAAGCCGAGGAGAAGACCAGCGAGACCATCATCCAGAAGATCTTTGATGAGCTGCCGGTGCCATGATTCCCCGGGATATTCTCAAGAAGATCCGCCAGATCGAGATCCGCACCAACCGGCTGGTGAGTGAGACGCTGGCCGGCCAGTACCACAGCGTTTTCAAGGGCCAGGGGATGAACTTCGACGAGGTGCGCGAGTATCAGCCCGGCGACGAGGTTCGCTCCATTGACTGGAACGTCACGGCGCGAATGAACCATCCGTTCGTCAAAAAGTTCGTGGAGGAGCGGGAATTAACTCTCATGCTGGTGGTGGACGCCAGCGGCTCGGGACTGTTTGGCTCGCGCGACCAGTCCAAGCGCGAGCTGGCGGCCGAGATTGCTTCGGTGCTGGCCTTCTCGGCCATTCGCAACAACGACAAGGTGGGGCTGATCCTGTTCACCGACGAAGTCGAGAAGTTCATCCCGCCGCGCAAAGGCCGCCGCCACGTCCTGCGGGTCATCCGCGAGGTGCTCTTCTTCGAGCCGCGCCGCCGCGGCACGGACTTGAACGGTGCATTGGAATTCCTGCTGCGGGTAACACCCCATCGGGCCATCGCGGTGGTCATCTCGGACTTTATCGGTTCGCCGGCAGATCCGGCCGGCCGGCGCCGCGGCACACTTCGCCCCCAGATCATGCTGCTTGAATCGCTGGCCCAGGCATCGCTGACCATGCTGCGCCAGGCCAATCGCCGGCATGACGTGGTGGCGGTGCAGATAACTGACCGGTATGAACTCGAACTACCGGCGCTTGGCCGATTGGTGCTGAACGACGCTGAGACGGGTGAAGTCGTTGAGATCAACACTGGAGACGAGCGTAAACGCGCCGCCTTTGCCGAGCGGCAGGCTCGCGCCCAGGCCGACTTGGCACGGCTATTCCGCTCCGCCGGCATTGACGCCATCCGGCTGCGCACCGACCAGCCGTACGCCGCGGAGTTGGGCCGGTTCTTCGAGACGCGCGAGAAACGGCGGTTGCGGGGGTAGGAATGATCTCGAAGGTCCAGGTCCATACGCCTGCATGGTGCGTGTTGCGTGGAAGGCCGCACGGGATTACGCCCTACACAACAAGGAGCACGCCATAAACTGATGGCCGCAACAAACCTCCAGACCAAGTCCCTCCTGGCGGAAAGCGCCGGCACCAACGCGCTGCGCGACATCAAGCCGCCGGTCGAAATACCGAGTGGCTGGGCGTGGCTCTGGTGGACGCTGCTGATCCTTGCGGCTGCGGCGGTGGGATTCTGGGCCTGGCGCTATTGGCAGCGGCGCCGAGCGCGAGCCAAGGTCGTCCCGGTCGTTCCGCCTCATATTCGAGCAAAACAAGAACTGCGGGAAGCGCTGGCGCTGATCAACCAGCCACGCGAGTTCTGCATTTTCGTCTCCGACACCATCCGCTGGTATCTGGAGGAGCGGTTCGACTTCCACGCGCCGGAACGGACCACCGAGGAGTTTCTATATGAGTTGCAGGGAACCAACCTGCTGACGCCGGACCAGAAGACCAGCCTGGGCGACTTCCTCCAGCGGTGCGACCTGGTCAAGTTCGCCAAATACGAGCCGGGGCGGCCAGAACTGGACGACCTGCACGCTTCGGCGGTGCGGTTGGTCGAGGAGACCGAGCCGATCATGGCCACCTTGGAAGCGGTGAAAACAGGTGCTCAAGCATGACCTTCGGCCATCCATACGTGCTGCTGCTGCTCCTGTTGTTGCCGGTGCTGGGGTGGCTTAAAGGCAAGCAAGGCAAACCTCCCGCCTTCGTCTACTCCTCCGTCCAATTGGTCCGCGGCATTCTCAATGTCAGCCGCACCCGCTCGGGCGCGTTCCTGGCCTCGATGCGCTGGCTGCTCCTGGCGCTGCTGATCATCGCCCTGGCACAGCCGCGCCTCACCAGGAGCGAAACCAAGGTCACCGCCAGCGGCGTTGACATCGCCGTGGCGCTCGACCTCTCGGGCAGCATGGCATCCGAAGACTTTGAAGTGGGCCGAGAACGTATCAACCGGCTGGCGATGGCGAAGGAAGTGCTTAAGACGTTCATTGACAAACGTCCCGCCGACCGCATTGGCATCGTAGCTTTCGCCACGCAGGCCTATATCGCCTCGCCCTTGACGCTCGATCACGACTTCCTCCTGGAGAACCTCGCCCGGCTTGAACTGGGCACCATTGACAATTCCCGCACCGCCATAGGGTCGGCCCTCAGCACGGCCATCAACCGCCTGCGTGATCTCAATTCCAAGAGCAAGATCGTCATCCTGATGACCGACGGCCAGAATAACGCAGGCAAAGTCCCGCCCCTGACCGTGGCCGAGGCGGCTCAGAAACTCGGCGTCAAAGTCCATACCATCGGCGTCGGCACCCGCGGCATGGCGCCGATGCCGGTGTACATGGACGGGCGCAAAGTCGGCTATCAACAGCATCCGGTGGACATTGACGAGGACACGCTCCAGAAGATCGCCAGCTTGACGGGCGGGAAATACTACCGTGCCGACAACTCCCAGCGCTTCCAGGCCATTTACGCCGAGATTGACAAGTTGGAGAAAACCGAGGCTGACGTGATGAAGTTCTCTCGTCACGACGAACTGTTCCCCTGGCTCATCGCGCCTGGCTTGGGGCTTCTCCTGCTCGAAGTGCTTCTGCGGCATACGATTTGGAGGCGCCTGCCGTGACTTTTGCCAATCCCCACATCCTCTGGCTGCTGCTGGCGCTCCCCCCTGCCCTGCTGGCCTTCTTTTGGTGGGCCGGGCGCAAGCGCCAGCAACTGCTCGCTCAGTTCATCCAGGCCCGCCTATTGCCCAGCCTGACCGTCGGCATCTCTGCTACGCGCCAGAGGATTCGCGTTGCCTGTCTAGTCCTGGCCGCCGCCTGCCTCATCCTCGCGCTGGCCCGCCCGCAATGGGGATTCCACTGGGAAGAAGTTAAGCAGCGTGGCCTGGACATCGTTGTGGCAATTGACACCTCGAAGAGCATGTTGGCGATGGACATCGCACCCAACCGCCTGGCCCGTGCCAAACTGGCCGCTCTGGACCTGATGCAACACGCCAAATCCGACCGCCTGGGTTTGGTCGCGTTCGCCGGCACCGCGTTTCTGCAGTGCCCCCTGACCATTGACGACTCGGCTTTCCGCCAAAGCGTTGAAGCGCTCGACGTGAACATCATACCCCAGGGCGGCACGGCCCTGGCCGAGGCAATTCAGTCCGCCCTGACCGCCTACAAAGAGGGCGACAACTATAAGGTCCTG
Above is a window of Candidatus Paceibacterota bacterium DNA encoding:
- a CDS encoding MoxR family ATPase gives rise to the protein MNTGINAINAAVQEAGAFVRPLFNELGKVIVGQTYLVERLFIGLLANGHVLLEGVPGLAKTLSVKSLANCLNVRFSRLQFTPDMLPADVIGTQIYNPQSGAFTTRKGPIFANLVLADEINRAPAKVQSALLEAMQEKQVTIGDQTFKLEEPFLVLATQNPIEQEGTYPLPEAQVDRFMLKLKIGYPSRGEERQILDLMARTSGTPTTTPVVEPKQILQARQVINDIYMDDKVKDYIVDLVCATRDPEEHKIQVKEFIQLGASPRATIYLTLAAKAYAFLKGRGYVTPQDVKSIGMDVLRHRVAITYEAEAEEKTSETIIQKIFDELPVP
- a CDS encoding DUF58 domain-containing protein, with protein sequence MIPRDILKKIRQIEIRTNRLVSETLAGQYHSVFKGQGMNFDEVREYQPGDEVRSIDWNVTARMNHPFVKKFVEERELTLMLVVDASGSGLFGSRDQSKRELAAEIASVLAFSAIRNNDKVGLILFTDEVEKFIPPRKGRRHVLRVIREVLFFEPRRRGTDLNGALEFLLRVTPHRAIAVVISDFIGSPADPAGRRRGTLRPQIMLLESLAQASLTMLRQANRRHDVVAVQITDRYELELPALGRLVLNDAETGEVVEINTGDERKRAAFAERQARAQADLARLFRSAGIDAIRLRTDQPYAAELGRFFETREKRRLRG
- a CDS encoding VWA domain-containing protein; amino-acid sequence: MTFGHPYVLLLLLLLPVLGWLKGKQGKPPAFVYSSVQLVRGILNVSRTRSGAFLASMRWLLLALLIIALAQPRLTRSETKVTASGVDIAVALDLSGSMASEDFEVGRERINRLAMAKEVLKTFIDKRPADRIGIVAFATQAYIASPLTLDHDFLLENLARLELGTIDNSRTAIGSALSTAINRLRDLNSKSKIVILMTDGQNNAGKVPPLTVAEAAQKLGVKVHTIGVGTRGMAPMPVYMDGRKVGYQQHPVDIDEDTLQKIASLTGGKYYRADNSQRFQAIYAEIDKLEKTEADVMKFSRHDELFPWLIAPGLGLLLLEVLLRHTIWRRLP